One region of Mucilaginibacter gotjawali genomic DNA includes:
- a CDS encoding S8 family serine peptidase — MHKLKNYALGSMLCGALLFSLNTFAQTAVKTEPDPPKTWHQMDLKADGFYGVSLTQAYQFLKGKKSKTVVVTAIDSGIDTTQNDLKSILWTNPVKTDPYVGDVHGWDFLGGKDGKVDYTETTEEVRQYYKLKDKYAGTTTAPAGQEKEFAYWQSVKATYDTTFNKAQAEIKDLTMEVNVLSATNYYIKKELKLRSDQTFNKADLEKITTTNDTLVQSKTVWQSVFTQIGESTDNAKVLKDLTEYYAKQNNTVNPDLDARAKIVGDDPDVNDGKPYGNNILKTPDCSHGTGVAGLIGAVRGNGYGIDGIADNVRIMSIKAVPNGDEYDKDIANAIRFAVDHGAKVINMSFGKKLSPHKDWVDAAFKYAAAHDVLLVMASGNDGQDMDAKPEFPNDTYLDGTTTDNVISVGASGPKLGENLAADFSNYGKKSVDIFSPGVKVTSIDMDAEFNTADGTSFSSPIVTGIAALILEYYPNLTASQVKHAILASATPLTGTMVVKPGDKTQKVDFASLSKTGGIVNAYKALKIASEMKGERKE, encoded by the coding sequence ATGCATAAACTAAAAAACTACGCCCTGGGCTCGATGTTATGCGGGGCGCTGCTATTCAGCCTGAACACTTTTGCTCAAACTGCTGTAAAAACAGAACCTGATCCGCCAAAGACATGGCACCAGATGGATTTAAAAGCTGATGGTTTTTATGGCGTGAGCCTTACCCAGGCCTACCAGTTTTTAAAAGGCAAAAAAAGTAAAACCGTTGTGGTAACCGCCATTGACAGCGGTATTGATACAACACAAAATGACCTTAAAAGCATTTTATGGACAAACCCAGTGAAGACTGACCCTTACGTTGGCGATGTGCATGGCTGGGATTTCTTAGGCGGAAAAGATGGAAAAGTAGATTACACGGAAACCACCGAAGAAGTACGCCAGTATTATAAATTGAAAGATAAATATGCCGGCACAACTACCGCGCCTGCCGGGCAGGAAAAGGAATTTGCATATTGGCAAAGTGTAAAAGCTACTTACGATACCACCTTTAACAAAGCCCAGGCCGAAATAAAGGACCTTACAATGGAAGTGAATGTGCTTTCGGCAACGAATTATTACATCAAAAAAGAGCTGAAACTTCGGTCGGACCAAACGTTTAATAAAGCTGATCTTGAAAAGATCACCACAACCAATGATACCCTTGTACAAAGCAAAACCGTTTGGCAATCGGTATTTACACAAATTGGGGAGAGCACCGATAATGCCAAGGTACTGAAAGACCTGACTGAATATTATGCCAAACAAAATAACACGGTAAACCCCGACCTGGATGCCCGTGCAAAAATTGTAGGTGACGACCCCGATGTTAACGACGGCAAGCCTTATGGCAATAATATTTTGAAAACACCGGATTGCTCGCACGGTACCGGCGTTGCCGGCCTGATAGGTGCGGTACGTGGTAATGGCTACGGGATTGATGGCATTGCAGACAATGTTCGGATCATGTCGATAAAAGCGGTACCTAACGGGGACGAATATGATAAAGATATCGCCAATGCCATCCGCTTTGCGGTTGACCATGGCGCAAAAGTAATTAACATGAGTTTTGGTAAAAAACTCTCGCCGCATAAGGATTGGGTGGATGCCGCGTTTAAATACGCTGCTGCACATGATGTACTGCTGGTAATGGCATCAGGCAACGACGGGCAGGATATGGACGCGAAGCCCGAATTTCCAAACGATACCTACCTGGATGGAACGACTACTGACAATGTGATCAGCGTAGGCGCCTCGGGCCCCAAGCTGGGTGAAAACCTTGCAGCCGATTTTAGTAACTATGGCAAAAAAAGCGTGGATATTTTTTCTCCGGGTGTTAAAGTAACCTCGATTGATATGGATGCCGAATTTAACACGGCCGACGGTACCAGCTTCTCGTCGCCTATTGTTACCGGGATTGCCGCATTGATTTTAGAATATTACCCCAACCTGACCGCAAGCCAGGTGAAACATGCCATTTTAGCATCAGCAACACCGTTAACCGGCACCATGGTGGTTAAACCGGGAGATAAAACCCAAAAAGTTGATTTTGCATCGCTTTCAAAAACCGGCGGTATCGTAAATGCCTATAAAGCGTTGAAAATAGCTTCAGAAATGAAGGGTGAGCGAAAGGAATAA